In one window of Campylobacter coli DNA:
- the pseG gene encoding UDP-2,4-diacetamido-2,4,6-trideoxy-beta-L-altropyranose hydrolase, whose protein sequence is MKVLFRSDSSSQIGFGHIKRDLVLAKQYSDVSFACLALEGSLIDEIPYPVYELESSSIYELIDLIKEQKFKLLIIDHYDISCDDEKLIKLETGVKILSFDDEIKAHHCDILLNVNAYSKASDYEGLVPFRCELRCGFSYALIRDEFYKESKIKREKIWDYFICIGGTDIKNLSMQIASDLPKNKKIAIATSSSNKNLKKLEKFTQDHENVKLFIDEEISKLMNESTKLIISASSLVNEALLLKANFKAICVAKNQEKLANWLVQKGYEVEYKL, encoded by the coding sequence ATGAAAGTTCTCTTTAGAAGTGATAGTTCTAGTCAAATAGGCTTTGGCCATATCAAACGCGATCTTGTCTTAGCTAAACAATACAGCGATGTAAGTTTTGCCTGCTTGGCATTAGAAGGCTCTTTGATCGATGAAATTCCTTACCCTGTTTATGAGCTTGAAAGTTCAAGCATTTATGAGCTCATCGATCTTATCAAAGAGCAAAAATTCAAACTTTTAATCATTGATCATTATGATATCAGTTGTGATGATGAAAAGCTTATAAAACTTGAAACAGGAGTTAAAATCTTAAGTTTTGATGATGAGATAAAAGCTCATCATTGTGATATTTTGCTCAATGTCAATGCCTACTCAAAAGCAAGTGATTATGAAGGTTTGGTGCCTTTTCGTTGCGAGTTAAGATGTGGATTTTCTTATGCTTTAATTAGAGATGAATTTTATAAAGAGAGCAAGATAAAAAGAGAGAAAATTTGGGATTATTTCATTTGCATAGGTGGCACAGATATCAAAAATCTTTCTATGCAAATTGCCTCTGATTTACCTAAAAACAAAAAAATTGCAATCGCTACAAGCTCGTCCAATAAAAATCTCAAAAAACTTGAAAAATTCACTCAAGATCATGAAAATGTAAAGCTCTTTATAGATGAAGAAATTTCAAAATTAATGAACGAAAGCACAAAGCTTATCATCAGTGCTAGTTCTTTAGTCAATGAGGCCTTGCTTTTAAAGGCTAATTTTAAAGCCATTTGTGTCGCTAAAAATCAAGAAAAACTAGCCAATTGGCTGGTTCAAAAAGGCTATGAAGTGGAGTATAAATTATGA
- a CDS encoding 3-hydroxyacyl-CoA dehydrogenase NAD-binding domain-containing protein: MKQINIIGFGLMGRQIGALFYLLGYKVGIYNKSEPNIDEFNKQVKFLKRKLDFSNFQTGKLFFYKQIEDFKDSLIIESLNEDLVLKKEIIENLKKKGNTIFSNSSSLGAKDLACNFIHFFNPISIKLIEIYGLNINEFDFLKDLKDFGFYIIHSKGNRGSLANLLLFNEISSFFKIIETYNYNIQDCQLVYDLLYEKRNLLNIIDTIGIELCDEICRNLKEEDENFYHPKIFQKALKNGILGRKNKTHILNIL; this comes from the coding sequence ATGAAGCAAATTAACATCATAGGCTTTGGTTTAATGGGGCGGCAAATAGGTGCTTTATTTTATCTATTGGGTTATAAAGTGGGCATCTATAACAAAAGCGAGCCTAATATTGATGAATTTAATAAACAAGTCAAATTTTTAAAAAGAAAATTAGATTTTTCCAATTTTCAAACAGGAAAATTATTTTTTTATAAACAAATAGAAGATTTTAAAGATAGCTTAATTATAGAAAGTTTGAACGAAGATTTAGTCTTAAAAAAAGAAATAATTGAAAATCTCAAAAAGAAAGGCAATACAATTTTCTCAAATTCAAGCTCTCTTGGAGCCAAAGATTTAGCTTGCAATTTTATACATTTTTTCAATCCCATCTCTATTAAACTTATAGAAATTTACGGATTAAATATAAATGAATTTGATTTTCTTAAAGATCTTAAAGATTTTGGTTTTTACATTATACATAGCAAAGGAAATAGAGGTTCTTTAGCAAATTTACTTTTATTTAATGAAATTTCCTCTTTTTTTAAAATCATAGAAACATATAATTATAACATTCAAGATTGTCAATTAGTTTATGATCTTCTTTATGAAAAAAGAAATTTATTAAACATTATAGATACTATAGGCATAGAGTTATGTGATGAAATTTGTAGAAATCTTAAAGAAGAGGATGAAAATTTCTACCATCCTAAAATATTTCAAAAAGCTTTAAAAAATGGTATTTTAGGTAGAAAAAACAAAACACATATTTTAAATATATTATAA
- a CDS encoding N-acetyl sugar amidotransferase, with protein MLYCDHCVMPNTRPGIKFFKDEKGKNICSACINHKNKEKIDYKARFKELENLCDKYRRMNGKFEYDCAIAVSGGKDSHYQVHIMKEKLGMNPILFSVEDNFTMTEAGKKNLRNLSETFGCHLISLKPDIKTQKKLMLKTFEKYGKPTWFIDRLIYSFPFGMALKFNTPLLVYGENVSYEYGGGDDKETPSAKAIFENGVASDLDINEFIDDEIKEENLQLFFNPSADDLNKLDPIYLSYFIKWNSYSNYIFAKSRGFSDLQNEWDRSHCAENFDQIDTIGYILHAWMKYPKFGHAMASDYASRFVRYGMMSREEAVKIVKEKDHKLDNKCIEDFCNFTGISKTTFWKIVEKHYNLELFYKNELNEFKLKNPLN; from the coding sequence ATGCTCTATTGCGATCATTGCGTTATGCCAAATACAAGACCTGGTATAAAATTTTTCAAAGATGAAAAAGGTAAAAACATTTGCTCTGCTTGTATCAACCATAAAAACAAAGAAAAAATTGACTATAAAGCAAGATTTAAAGAGCTTGAAAATCTATGTGATAAATACCGCAGAATGAATGGCAAATTCGAATACGATTGCGCCATAGCTGTAAGCGGTGGCAAAGACTCTCATTACCAAGTGCATATCATGAAAGAAAAATTAGGGATGAATCCTATACTTTTTAGCGTAGAAGACAACTTTACCATGACAGAAGCAGGCAAGAAGAACTTAAGAAATTTAAGCGAAACCTTTGGCTGTCATCTCATCAGTCTTAAGCCCGATATCAAAACACAAAAAAAGCTAATGCTAAAAACTTTTGAAAAATACGGCAAGCCTACTTGGTTTATAGATAGACTTATATATAGTTTTCCTTTTGGTATGGCTTTAAAATTTAATACCCCTTTGCTAGTTTATGGCGAAAATGTAAGCTATGAATATGGGGGAGGGGACGACAAAGAAACGCCTAGTGCAAAAGCGATCTTTGAAAATGGGGTTGCAAGCGATTTAGATATAAATGAATTTATTGATGATGAAATAAAAGAGGAAAATCTTCAACTTTTCTTTAACCCAAGCGCTGATGATCTTAATAAACTTGATCCGATTTATCTTAGTTATTTTATAAAATGGAATTCTTACTCAAATTATATCTTTGCTAAAAGTCGTGGATTTAGTGATTTGCAAAATGAGTGGGATAGAAGCCATTGTGCTGAAAATTTTGACCAAATTGATACCATAGGATACATACTGCACGCTTGGATGAAATATCCAAAATTTGGTCACGCAATGGCAAGTGATTACGCATCTCGTTTTGTGCGTTATGGAATGATGAGTAGAGAAGAAGCTGTAAAAATCGTGAAAGAAAAAGATCATAAACTAGACAATAAATGTATCGAAGATTTTTGTAATTTTACAGGCATTAGCAAGACTACTTTTTGGAAAATTGTTGAAAAGCATTACAATCTTGAACTTTTTTACAAAAATGAACTCAATGAATTTAAACTCAAAAATCCATTAAATTAA
- a CDS encoding LegC family aminotransferase, which translates to MFENEIAFIKKLFNKEKIALHEPCFIGNEKKYLLECIDSGFVSSVGEFVTRFEEALKQRTKARFVIATNTGTAALHIALLANGIDENCEVITQSISFVATANAIAYTGARAIFLDIDENTLSLSPKALQNFLENHSYQKDGFTYNKITHKRIKACVVMYTFGLSADIEKLCEICKNYNIFLIEDAAEALGSTYKNKALGTFGKCGILSFNGNKIITGGSGGAILCDDENLANLAKHLSTTAKIPHLYEYDHDIIGYNYRLCNINAAILLAGLEKLDFFLENKRELAQIYKDFFTNHKACKFIDERKNSKSNFWLNALCFKDENLRNIFLQECLKNNIFARPVWKSLPSLKPFQTWQKDELLNTQKLEKCLVNLPSSVRLDKE; encoded by the coding sequence ATGTTTGAAAATGAAATCGCTTTTATCAAAAAACTTTTCAATAAAGAAAAAATCGCTTTGCACGAACCTTGCTTTATCGGAAATGAAAAAAAATATCTCTTAGAATGCATTGATAGCGGTTTTGTTTCAAGCGTGGGTGAGTTTGTAACGCGTTTTGAAGAAGCTTTAAAACAAAGAACAAAAGCTCGATTTGTCATCGCTACAAATACAGGCACCGCCGCACTTCATATCGCTTTACTTGCAAATGGTATTGATGAAAATTGTGAGGTGATTACCCAAAGCATTAGCTTTGTTGCAACGGCAAATGCTATTGCTTACACAGGAGCTAGGGCTATTTTTTTAGATATTGATGAAAATACTTTGAGTTTAAGTCCTAAAGCTTTACAAAATTTTTTAGAAAATCACAGCTACCAAAAAGATGGCTTTACTTACAATAAAATCACGCATAAGCGCATCAAAGCTTGCGTTGTAATGTATACTTTTGGTCTTAGTGCTGACATAGAAAAGCTTTGCGAAATTTGTAAAAATTATAATATTTTTTTAATCGAAGATGCCGCCGAAGCTTTAGGAAGCACTTATAAAAACAAGGCTTTAGGTACTTTTGGAAAATGTGGAATTTTAAGTTTTAATGGAAACAAAATCATCACAGGTGGGAGTGGTGGAGCGATTTTATGCGATGATGAAAATTTGGCAAATCTTGCAAAGCATTTAAGTACTACTGCTAAAATACCTCATCTTTATGAATACGATCATGATATCATAGGCTATAATTATAGACTGTGCAATATAAATGCCGCAATTTTACTTGCGGGACTTGAAAAGCTAGATTTCTTCCTAGAAAACAAAAGAGAATTGGCACAAATTTATAAGGATTTTTTTACAAATCATAAAGCTTGTAAATTTATAGATGAAAGAAAAAATTCAAAAAGCAATTTTTGGCTCAATGCTTTATGTTTTAAAGATGAAAATTTAAGAAATATATTTTTACAAGAATGTTTAAAAAACAATATCTTTGCGCGTCCTGTATGGAAAAGCTTGCCTAGCCTTAAACCTTTTCAAACTTGGCAAAAAGATGAGCTTTTAAATACTCAAAAATTAGAAAAATGTTTGGTAAATTTACCTAGCAGTGTAAGATTAGATAAGGAATGA
- the pseI gene encoding pseudaminic acid synthase: MQIGNFNTDEKVFIIAELSANHSGSLEMALKSIKAAKEAGADAIKIQTYTPDSLTLDCDKDDFIIKGGLWDQRKFYELYESAKTPYEWHSQIFEAAQDAGILCFSSPFAKEDVEFLKRFDPIAYKIASFEANDENFVRMIAKENKPTIVSTGIANEEELFKICEIFKEEKNPNLIFLKCTSAYPAQISDMNLKGIISLKEKFGVEVGLSDHSFGHLAPVMAVALGARVIEKHFMLDKNIKSEDSKFSLDFDEFKAMVEAVREAESALGDGSLALDEKSLKNRVFARSLYASKDIKKGEIFSEENVKSVRPSFGLHPKFYKELLGKTATKDIEFGTALKQGDFQ; this comes from the coding sequence ATGCAAATAGGAAATTTTAATACCGATGAAAAAGTTTTTATCATAGCAGAGCTATCCGCAAACCACTCAGGAAGCCTTGAAATGGCACTTAAAAGCATAAAAGCAGCCAAAGAAGCAGGAGCAGATGCGATAAAAATTCAAACCTACACTCCAGATAGTCTTACGCTAGATTGTGATAAAGATGATTTTATCATCAAAGGGGGGCTTTGGGATCAGCGCAAATTTTATGAACTTTACGAAAGTGCCAAAACCCCTTATGAGTGGCATTCTCAAATTTTTGAAGCTGCACAGGATGCGGGCATACTTTGTTTTTCAAGCCCTTTTGCAAAAGAGGATGTAGAGTTTTTAAAACGCTTTGATCCCATCGCTTATAAAATCGCCTCCTTTGAAGCAAATGATGAAAATTTCGTGCGTATGATCGCCAAAGAAAACAAGCCTACCATTGTTTCAACTGGCATTGCAAACGAAGAAGAGCTTTTTAAAATATGCGAAATTTTCAAAGAAGAAAAAAATCCTAATCTGATCTTTTTAAAATGCACCTCAGCTTATCCAGCACAAATTTCTGATATGAATTTAAAAGGCATTATAAGTTTAAAAGAAAAATTTGGCGTTGAGGTAGGGCTTAGTGATCATAGCTTTGGACACTTAGCTCCTGTTATGGCGGTTGCGCTTGGAGCTAGAGTGATAGAAAAACATTTTATGCTTGATAAAAATATAAAAAGCGAAGATAGCAAATTCAGCCTTGATTTTGATGAATTTAAAGCCATGGTGGAAGCAGTAAGAGAGGCTGAAAGCGCTTTGGGCGATGGCTCTTTAGCCTTAGATGAAAAAAGTCTTAAAAACCGCGTTTTTGCTAGAAGTTTATATGCAAGCAAAGATATCAAAAAAGGTGAAATTTTTAGCGAAGAAAATGTAAAATCAGTGCGTCCTTCTTTTGGACTTCATCCTAAATTTTACAAAGAGCTTTTAGGAAAAACTGCCACTAAAGATATAGAATTTGGCACAGCTTTAAAACAAGGAGATTTTCAATGA
- the pseF gene encoding pseudaminic acid cytidylyltransferase: MKNLCIIPARGGSKRIPKKNIIDFLGKPLIAYSIESALNSGIFDEVVISSDDEEIIKIACQFGAKAPFVRDEKLSDDYSSSTAVIQNAIEILAKKGQVYDNVCALYATAPLISGEILKKAYENFLENGGKFLFSATEFDYPIQRAFYLNEKNQVHMFDESFYNSRSQDLTKAYHDAGAFYFGKSKAWLENDFLFKPYSSVYLLPRNLVCDIDTLEDLEFAKILYKVNYESSL; this comes from the coding sequence ATGAAAAATCTTTGCATAATACCTGCTCGCGGGGGTTCAAAGAGAATTCCTAAAAAAAATATCATTGATTTTTTAGGAAAACCTTTGATCGCTTATAGTATAGAAAGTGCTTTAAATTCGGGTATTTTTGATGAAGTTGTTATTTCAAGTGATGATGAGGAAATTATAAAAATAGCTTGTCAATTTGGCGCTAAAGCTCCTTTTGTCCGTGATGAAAAATTAAGCGATGATTATAGTTCTAGCACAGCAGTGATTCAAAATGCGATTGAAATTTTAGCTAAAAAAGGGCAAGTTTATGACAATGTTTGTGCTCTTTATGCCACTGCTCCTTTAATTAGCGGTGAAATTTTAAAAAAAGCTTATGAAAATTTTCTAGAAAATGGAGGTAAGTTTTTATTTTCAGCTACCGAATTTGACTATCCCATACAAAGGGCTTTTTATCTAAATGAAAAAAATCAAGTTCATATGTTTGATGAAAGTTTTTACAACTCTCGCTCACAGGATTTAACCAAAGCTTATCATGACGCAGGAGCTTTTTACTTTGGCAAAAGCAAGGCTTGGCTAGAAAATGATTTTTTATTTAAACCCTATTCTAGCGTGTATTTACTACCACGAAATTTAGTTTGCGATATCGATACTTTAGAAGATTTAGAATTTGCAAAAATACTTTATAAGGTAAATTATGAAAGTTCTCTTTAG
- a CDS encoding DUF2920 family protein codes for MLINQTFKIDSCDDVELGIKRTSKLEYRISYDDEKEMKAIVFIIGGFGVNANISFLDFDREYIAKNFDVVVVHVFYHCFCARRSIDEKYNPKLIPNKEDLERINSILKNINLSHLVANKDNFEQIIPFIEQRAREIKEAGLVYESQKIELFCDFVPPNGDYQNFGIMAAIDHINVLKDLVKKFPNFKNLPKIYGGGSYGGYLSLLIAKIAPWYVDGVIDNSGPALPPLKMILGRESRVPEFVFSLKDLNLYCFLKKYWTRSANSPYYFGNENYLIRSLLNSSHLQIQANVRIDTVFVSYHSAKDMGAPAKDKVMLYKVFNALGYDATLHLIESESQIDGRFIKDLNHGMRITDKALFKKELPLMLEKLQGRKSLMQENSIPYPCGDKIFTFKDVGDKFILEIS; via the coding sequence ATGCTTATAAATCAAACCTTTAAAATAGACTCTTGTGATGATGTAGAATTGGGTATTAAAAGAACTTCAAAACTTGAATATCGTATAAGTTATGATGATGAAAAAGAAATGAAAGCTATCGTTTTTATCATAGGAGGGTTTGGTGTTAATGCTAATATTTCTTTTTTAGATTTTGATAGAGAGTATATTGCTAAAAATTTTGATGTTGTAGTGGTGCATGTTTTTTATCATTGTTTTTGTGCTAGAAGAAGTATTGATGAAAAATATAACCCAAAACTTATACCCAATAAAGAGGATCTTGAGCGCATAAATAGTATTTTAAAAAATATCAACTTGTCTCATTTAGTTGCCAATAAGGATAATTTTGAACAAATTATTCCTTTTATCGAGCAAAGAGCTAGAGAGATTAAAGAAGCGGGTTTAGTTTATGAAAGTCAAAAAATAGAACTTTTTTGTGATTTTGTTCCGCCTAATGGAGATTATCAAAATTTTGGCATTATGGCAGCTATTGATCATATTAATGTTTTAAAAGATCTTGTGAAAAAATTTCCAAATTTTAAAAATCTTCCAAAAATTTATGGAGGAGGGTCATATGGAGGATATCTTTCTTTGCTGATAGCCAAGATAGCTCCTTGGTATGTGGATGGGGTGATTGATAATTCGGGGCCGGCTTTACCACCTTTGAAAATGATTTTAGGAAGAGAATCTAGAGTTCCTGAATTTGTTTTTAGTCTTAAAGATTTAAATTTATATTGCTTTTTAAAAAAATATTGGACAAGGAGTGCAAATTCTCCTTATTATTTTGGTAATGAGAATTATTTAATAAGATCGCTTTTAAATTCAAGCCATCTTCAAATTCAAGCAAATGTTCGTATTGATACTGTATTTGTAAGTTATCATAGCGCTAAAGATATGGGAGCTCCAGCTAAAGATAAAGTTATGCTTTACAAAGTTTTTAATGCTTTGGGCTATGATGCTACTTTGCATCTAATAGAAAGTGAAAGTCAAATAGATGGTAGGTTTATTAAAGATTTAAATCATGGCATGAGAATTACAGATAAAGCTTTATTTAAAAAAGAGCTTCCTTTAATGCTTGAAAAACTACAAGGAAGAAAATCTTTAATGCAAGAAAATTCTATCCCTTATCCTTGTGGAGATAAAATTTTTACCTTTAAGGATGTGGGAGATAAATTTATATTGGAAATTTCTTAA
- a CDS encoding NeuD/PglB/VioB family sugar acetyltransferase: MKNVIIIGSGGFAKELYSYLKDANYNIIGYIDIQKNDFYNLNYLGNEDNFDQNLIHKAFFALGIGQISLRKKILLKLLDKSCNFLTFIHPKSFVSKEAKIGQGVIICPFVTINADSNVGNFTLCNIYSSIAHDCIVGEGSILSPYATLNGGAKIGKNCFLSTRVSLLPHVNLGDNCIISAGSVISKNYTSDQLIFHKNIIKTRKKQ; encoded by the coding sequence ATGAAAAATGTTATTATTATAGGCTCTGGGGGTTTTGCTAAGGAGCTTTACTCTTATTTAAAAGATGCAAATTATAATATTATAGGTTATATCGATATACAAAAAAATGATTTTTATAATCTAAACTATCTGGGAAATGAGGATAATTTTGATCAAAATTTAATCCATAAAGCATTCTTTGCTTTAGGTATAGGGCAAATCAGCCTAAGGAAAAAAATTCTTTTAAAACTTTTAGACAAATCGTGTAATTTTCTTACTTTTATACATCCTAAATCTTTTGTTTCAAAAGAAGCTAAGATCGGACAGGGTGTAATTATCTGTCCTTTTGTAACTATTAATGCTGACTCTAATGTAGGAAATTTTACACTCTGCAATATTTATTCTAGCATAGCTCATGATTGTATAGTAGGAGAAGGGAGTATTTTGAGTCCTTATGCTACACTCAATGGAGGCGCTAAAATAGGAAAAAACTGCTTTCTATCAACTAGGGTAAGCTTACTGCCTCATGTCAACCTTGGTGATAACTGTATAATCAGTGCTGGAAGTGTCATCTCAAAAAATTATACTTCTGATCAGCTCATTTTTCATAAAAACATCATCAAAACAAGGAAAAAACAATGA
- the pseH gene encoding UDP-4-amino-4,6-dideoxy-N-acetyl-beta-L-altrosamine N-acetyltransferase: MKIAILTSPNQWFIPYAKELNQQIENSKLFYNHTEIFNFDIVFILSYHKIIDKNFLKHNKHNIVIHASNLPQGKGWAPLFHQVIEGKNEITFSLFEADDKADNGDIYLQKNLKLNGLELYEELREKQARFTLNMCLDFLKLYPNIQAKKQVGKESFYPKRSPKDSELDINKSLNEQFNLLRIASNEDFPAFFYKDGKKFILKIYLDSMGAGKALILILQNYTHLSNKIKEKLRLYRNHLGVKKYLYTTHYISKQEHKKFIQKLKKTNKKSYFCVSCNKQILGSVNFFTINKAVEFGFYANPYSHLNGLGRILEQIIIYYSFNILYCSDIYLEAFQENSQIINLHKKFGFKEICFKNKEIIKMKLNIKGLYNERN, encoded by the coding sequence ATGAAAATAGCCATACTTACCTCGCCTAATCAATGGTTTATCCCTTATGCTAAAGAACTTAACCAACAAATAGAAAATTCCAAGCTTTTTTATAATCATACAGAGATTTTTAATTTTGATATAGTATTTATACTTTCTTATCATAAGATAATAGATAAAAATTTTCTAAAACACAATAAACACAATATCGTCATCCATGCTTCAAATTTACCCCAAGGAAAAGGCTGGGCTCCACTTTTTCATCAAGTCATAGAAGGCAAAAATGAAATCACCTTTTCGCTTTTTGAAGCAGATGATAAAGCTGATAATGGTGACATTTATCTGCAAAAAAACCTTAAATTAAATGGCTTAGAATTATATGAAGAACTAAGAGAAAAGCAAGCTCGGTTTACTCTAAATATGTGTTTAGATTTTTTAAAACTATATCCCAATATACAAGCAAAAAAACAAGTAGGCAAAGAAAGTTTTTATCCTAAAAGAAGTCCAAAAGATAGTGAACTTGATATAAATAAAAGCTTAAACGAACAATTTAATCTCTTGCGCATCGCTAGCAATGAAGATTTTCCAGCATTTTTTTACAAAGATGGTAAAAAATTTATACTCAAAATTTATCTAGATTCTATGGGGGCGGGTAAAGCCTTAATTTTAATACTGCAAAATTATACCCATCTTTCAAATAAAATTAAAGAAAAACTAAGGCTCTATCGCAATCATTTAGGAGTCAAGAAATACCTCTATACAACGCATTATATATCAAAACAAGAACATAAAAAATTTATCCAAAAACTTAAAAAAACCAATAAAAAAAGTTATTTTTGCGTAAGTTGCAATAAGCAAATTTTAGGAAGTGTAAATTTTTTTACAATAAATAAAGCTGTAGAATTTGGGTTTTACGCCAATCCTTATTCTCATTTGAATGGATTGGGCAGAATTTTGGAACAAATTATAATTTATTATAGTTTTAATATCTTATATTGTAGCGATATATACCTTGAAGCTTTTCAAGAAAACTCTCAAATAATCAATTTGCATAAAAAATTTGGCTTCAAGGAAATATGTTTTAAAAATAAAGAAATTATTAAAATGAAATTAAATATAAAAGGATTATATAATGAAAGAAATTAA
- a CDS encoding 3-hydroxyacyl-CoA dehydrogenase NAD-binding domain-containing protein — MKEINILGFGTMGKQIAALFHLLDYKVNIYNKTEIKHDDFLKQIKILEKKYSFKSNNQELNFYLGFDIKKDLLTIESIEENLQNKKILIENFKKQFSSPIFSNSSSFSYSDLSCPLIHFFNPIYLNLVEVFDPKDELSSILLDLQSLNFIIIKSKGNRGALANLILFGEISNIFKIIEQLNYSYKECQDVYNILYEKRNIFNIINTIGIDICEAIFKNIKENDPSFYHPKSFKKALSKGILGRKNKTKIEDLFTLY; from the coding sequence ATGAAAGAAATTAATATTTTAGGTTTTGGAACTATGGGTAAACAAATTGCTGCTTTATTTCATCTTTTAGATTATAAAGTCAATATTTACAACAAAACTGAAATCAAACATGATGATTTTCTAAAACAAATCAAAATATTAGAAAAAAAATACTCTTTCAAATCAAATAATCAAGAGTTAAATTTTTATTTAGGATTTGATATAAAAAAAGATTTACTTACAATTGAAAGCATTGAAGAAAATTTACAAAATAAAAAAATCCTTATTGAGAATTTTAAAAAACAATTTTCTAGTCCGATATTTTCCAATTCAAGTTCCTTTTCATACAGCGATCTATCTTGTCCTTTAATACACTTTTTCAATCCTATTTATCTTAATTTAGTGGAAGTTTTTGATCCTAAAGATGAACTTTCTAGCATACTATTAGATCTACAATCTTTAAATTTTATTATTATTAAATCCAAAGGAAATAGAGGCGCTTTAGCCAACCTAATCTTATTTGGCGAAATTTCAAATATCTTTAAAATTATAGAGCAATTAAACTATTCTTACAAAGAATGTCAAGATGTCTATAATATCTTATATGAAAAAAGAAATATATTTAATATTATAAATACTATAGGAATAGATATTTGCGAGGCAATTTTCAAAAATATCAAAGAAAACGATCCTAGCTTTTACCATCCAAAAAGTTTTAAAAAAGCCTTAAGCAAAGGGATATTAGGAAGAAAAAATAAAACAAAAATAGAAGATCTTTTTACACTTTATTAA
- the legB gene encoding 4,6-dehydratase LegB: MKILVTGADGFIGSHLCESLVQKDYKVRALSQYNSFNFWGHLEKSPYLKDMEVVSGDLRDSFFCEKITQGMDAIFHLGALIAIPYSYEAPQSYVDTNVKGTLNMLEAAKKNEISHFIHTSTSEVYGTARYVPIDEKHPLQPQSPYSASKIAADMMALSYYNAFNLNVNIARPFNTYGPRQSARAIIPTIITQILSGAKELKLGDLSPTRDLNFVLDTCEGFISLLKLNHFGEVYNIGSGTEYSMQEVLDLIQKILNQNVKIIQDEKRLRPKNSEVFRLKCDSSKLQNATHWQSKISLEEGLKLSIEYFKENLASYKSEIYNV, from the coding sequence ATGAAAATCCTAGTAACAGGTGCAGATGGTTTTATAGGCTCTCATCTTTGTGAGAGTTTGGTTCAAAAAGACTATAAAGTAAGAGCTTTAAGTCAATATAATTCTTTTAATTTTTGGGGACATTTGGAAAAAAGTCCGTATTTAAAGGATATGGAAGTTGTAAGTGGGGATTTAAGAGATAGCTTTTTTTGTGAAAAAATCACTCAAGGAATGGATGCCATTTTTCACCTTGGAGCTTTAATTGCCATTCCTTATTCTTACGAAGCACCGCAAAGTTATGTAGATACTAATGTAAAAGGCACTTTAAATATGCTAGAAGCTGCGAAAAAAAATGAAATTTCTCATTTTATACACACTTCTACAAGCGAAGTTTATGGCACTGCAAGATATGTGCCTATCGATGAAAAGCACCCTTTACAACCTCAAAGCCCCTATTCTGCTAGTAAAATCGCAGCGGATATGATGGCGCTTAGTTATTATAATGCTTTTAATTTAAATGTAAATATTGCTCGCCCTTTCAATACCTATGGACCAAGACAAAGTGCAAGAGCTATCATACCCACTATCATAACACAAATTTTAAGTGGGGCAAAAGAATTAAAGCTTGGGGATTTAAGTCCGACAAGGGATTTAAACTTTGTCCTTGATACTTGCGAAGGCTTTATCTCGCTTTTGAAATTAAATCATTTTGGAGAAGTATATAACATAGGCTCTGGGACTGAATACTCCATGCAAGAAGTGCTTGATCTTATACAAAAAATTCTAAATCAAAATGTAAAAATCATCCAAGATGAAAAAAGATTGCGTCCAAAAAATAGTGAGGTTTTTAGACTAAAATGCGATTCAAGCAAGCTTCAAAATGCAACCCATTGGCAAAGCAAAATAAGTCTTGAAGAAGGCTTAAAACTAAGCATAGAATATTTTAAAGAAAATTTAGCAAGTTATAAAAGTGAAATTTACAATGTTTGA